From Pontibacter actiniarum, a single genomic window includes:
- a CDS encoding DUF6660 family protein, translated as MNFLTVIWGILIFAMACLPCMDKEEVLAPDATATVQADNYHHDGAAGEDLCSPLCECNCCGGISLTFQVPALSEPQQGPQSPCLSIYVSAGAASPSFSFWHPPKA; from the coding sequence ATGAACTTCCTAACCGTCATCTGGGGTATTCTGATCTTCGCTATGGCCTGCCTCCCGTGCATGGACAAGGAGGAGGTGCTTGCCCCAGACGCTACTGCAACGGTGCAGGCAGACAATTACCACCACGACGGGGCCGCAGGCGAAGACCTCTGCTCCCCTTTGTGCGAGTGTAACTGCTGCGGGGGCATTTCGCTGACGTTCCAGGTTCCGGCCCTTTCAGAGCCGCAGCAGGGCCCGCAGTCCCCTTGCTTAAGCATCTATGTTTCTGCAGGCGCTGCTTCTCCTTCTTTCTCTTTCTGGCACCCGCCAAAAGCCTAA
- a CDS encoding YceI family protein yields MATTKWNLDPTHSELGFKIKHMMISNVTGKFTQFDVTAETEDTDFSNAQVVANVDVASINTNNEQRDEHLRNADFFGTEAHPTMKFVSTKVEKIDEDTFTLHGDLTIKDTTKPVKLTVEDNGTATDPWGNVKAGFSISGKINRKDWGINYNAALETGGVMLGEELKIQGEVQLVKQA; encoded by the coding sequence ATGGCAACAACAAAATGGAACTTAGACCCGACGCACAGCGAGCTGGGCTTTAAGATCAAGCACATGATGATATCCAACGTTACAGGTAAATTTACGCAGTTTGATGTAACGGCAGAAACAGAGGATACCGATTTCTCGAACGCACAAGTGGTGGCCAATGTAGACGTCGCCTCCATCAATACCAACAACGAGCAGCGGGATGAGCACCTGCGCAACGCCGATTTCTTCGGCACGGAAGCGCACCCTACCATGAAGTTCGTTTCTACCAAAGTAGAGAAGATCGACGAAGATACCTTTACCCTGCACGGGGATCTGACAATAAAGGACACCACCAAGCCCGTAAAGCTTACCGTGGAGGATAACGGCACAGCCACAGACCCTTGGGGAAACGTGAAGGCAGGTTTCTCCATCAGCGGTAAAATCAACCGCAAAGACTGGGGCATCAACTACAACGCTGCCCTTGAAACAGGCGGTGTGATGCTGGGTGAGGAACTGAAAATCCAAGGCGAAGTGCAGCTGGTAAAGCAGGCCTAA
- a CDS encoding efflux RND transporter periplasmic adaptor subunit — translation MKRAIKNSLVLILLSLLVFRCGQPEPVAEEEHAHEEEAGGHAEEGGEEGVVELSDVQLAAAELAYGSLDSINVSAFVKANGTLDLPPQKLAAVSAPSSGFVRQANYLVGNYVKKGTVLAVLENMDFVRYQEEYQNVLSNLDYLAAEYQRQRRLDSAQVNSKKQFQAATAAYENARSRKNALEKQLRYLGISPASVAKGNISSTIPVRAPLSGYITKLNVHNGEFASSEQELYELADPRHMHLELNVFEQDVNKVSIGQPIHFTVPSVGQQVYDGEVYLVGKSFDQESKTVKVHGHIEGEHGSFIRGMYVEAKIYTGKQQVQALPEEAIVEDEGKSYVFIQADDAHAQEEEGGHDEAGEVHGTSFKRVQVVTGEREQGFVQITQLPELSAGAKIVTKGAYYLFAEMKKGEGGHHH, via the coding sequence ATGAAACGCGCAATAAAGAATAGTCTGGTGCTTATACTTTTATCCCTTCTGGTGTTCAGGTGCGGGCAGCCGGAGCCAGTGGCCGAGGAGGAGCACGCACACGAAGAAGAGGCAGGCGGCCATGCGGAAGAGGGCGGCGAAGAGGGAGTAGTGGAACTGAGCGATGTGCAGCTGGCCGCAGCCGAACTGGCGTACGGCTCCCTCGATAGTATCAATGTGTCGGCCTTTGTGAAAGCCAACGGCACGCTGGACCTGCCTCCGCAGAAACTGGCGGCGGTGTCAGCGCCTAGCAGCGGCTTTGTGCGGCAGGCGAATTACCTGGTGGGCAACTACGTGAAAAAGGGGACGGTGCTGGCCGTGTTAGAGAACATGGACTTTGTACGTTACCAGGAGGAGTACCAGAACGTGCTCAGTAACCTGGATTACCTGGCGGCCGAGTATCAGCGCCAGCGAAGGCTGGACTCCGCGCAGGTGAACTCCAAGAAGCAGTTCCAGGCCGCCACTGCTGCCTACGAAAACGCACGCTCCCGCAAAAACGCGCTTGAAAAGCAACTGCGTTACCTGGGCATCTCACCGGCAAGTGTGGCGAAGGGAAACATCTCCAGCACCATTCCGGTGCGGGCTCCGCTGAGCGGTTATATCACCAAACTGAACGTGCACAACGGCGAGTTCGCCAGCTCTGAGCAGGAACTGTATGAGCTGGCTGACCCGCGCCACATGCACCTGGAGCTGAACGTGTTTGAGCAGGACGTAAACAAGGTGTCGATCGGGCAGCCCATCCACTTTACTGTGCCAAGTGTAGGGCAGCAGGTGTATGACGGCGAAGTATACCTGGTCGGGAAATCCTTTGACCAGGAAAGCAAAACCGTAAAGGTGCATGGCCATATCGAGGGGGAGCACGGAAGCTTTATTCGCGGCATGTACGTGGAGGCCAAGATCTACACAGGCAAACAGCAGGTGCAGGCGCTGCCGGAGGAGGCAATCGTGGAGGATGAAGGAAAGTCGTACGTTTTCATACAGGCGGATGATGCCCACGCACAGGAGGAAGAGGGCGGCCATGATGAGGCCGGGGAAGTACACGGCACCTCCTTTAAGCGCGTGCAGGTAGTGACGGGCGAGCGGGAGCAGGGCTTTGTGCAGATCACGCAGTTACCGGAGCTCTCCGCTGGCGCCAAGATCGTGACCAAGGGGGCCTATTATCTCTTTGCCGAAATGAAAAAAGGCGAGGGAGGGCACCATCATTAA
- a CDS encoding CusA/CzcA family heavy metal efflux RND transporter translates to MFDKIISFSIKNKLVIGLFVLALIGWGTYSLNRIPLDAVPDITNNQVQVITQAPDLATQEVEQFITYPMETAMSFIPDVEEIRSISRFGLSVITIVFEEDVDPYLARQLVSEQIKTASENIPEGFGTPQLAPMVTGLSEIYQYTLVEEEGYDTVYSPMELRSIQDWIVKRQLAGVPGVAEVSSFGGYLKQYEVAIDPEKLRSYHLTVADVYRAIAQNNQNTGGSYIERANTAYFIRGEGMVSSLDDIRSVLIRNVNGTPILVGDVAKVQFGHATRFGAITRNGEGETVGGLVLMLKGENSYQVTQAVKERMAQIQKSLPEGIHIDPFLDRSSLIDRAIATVTRNLVEGGLIVVFVLVLLLGNWRAGLVVASVIPLSMLFALGMMHVFGVSANLMSLGAIDFGLIVDGAVIIVEAIIHRLYGSFNGQRLTQNEMDAQVGAASRHIRKSAAFGEIIILIVYLPILALVGIEGKMFGPMAQTVSFAILGAFILSLTYVPMMSALVLKKKIVVKRNISDKIMDFFHRLYEPVIRFALGAKKMVLLVAVLIFAASLVVFSRMGGEFIPQLDEGDIAAHQILPTGTSIRQMVAVSKKIQDRLMHDFPEVKEVVTKIGTSEIPTDPMAMELADIIIVMKDKEEWVSATSREEMFEKMEAVINSVPGVGTEFTQPIQMRFNELITGVRQDIAVKIYGEDLDVLFRKGNEANELISRIEGVGGTVVEQLTGLPQIQINYDRGKMAQYGLAVEDVNTAINTAFAGGTAGVVFEGERRFDLVVRFQESFRQEIDNVRDMYIPLPSGGQVPVKEVANIRFEEAPAQISRDNAQRRIVVGVNTRNRDVESVVQDIQQVLDEQLELPPGYYITYGGQFENLIEATQRLSVAVPAALLLILVLLFFTFGSMKQALLIFTAVPMSAIGGILALWLRGMPFSISAGVGFIALFGVAVLNGIVLLSEFNSLKKEGVKDIRERILKGTHTRLRPVIMTASVASLGFLPMALSTSAGAEVQQPLATVVIGGLVTATLLTLVVLPILYYYLERGFRPKAQPAALLLLMGAGLLCSLQPAKAQEAAGKVQVLSLEQAIQAALANYPGLEQAELQVAQQRALQSTAYDFGRTSLYHQREETNGDELKGVASFGVQQQLDFPTTYLRKAQYRQEQLEQSIKYSQMTANELVAGVSQAYSAWLLAESRLRIAGQLDSTYQRFAAAARLRFETGETGKLEALSAASQAKRIALRYAQASADYKAATQRLKTWMNTDAAIASGGAGLYKFAGAFTLNEGVLQQNPAIAYHAQGLDVAAAAYKVERSQFLPQINLGYSDQTVNGQEGFYLYRLGLDIPLLSFFAQKGRTQAARIQRTIAEKQLEEQTLALRREWAAAVAALEKAQAALSFYEKEGLQLAEEQERTAGFGYREGAVDYIAYIQSLDQATQLREEYLQSLQQYNLAIIELNRLAGDLSGIYQLSEINK, encoded by the coding sequence ATGTTTGATAAGATCATCAGTTTTTCAATCAAGAATAAGCTGGTCATAGGGCTGTTTGTGCTGGCCCTGATCGGCTGGGGCACCTACTCCCTTAACAGGATTCCCCTTGATGCGGTGCCCGATATTACCAACAACCAGGTGCAGGTAATTACCCAGGCCCCCGACCTGGCCACCCAGGAGGTGGAGCAGTTTATCACCTACCCGATGGAAACGGCCATGTCCTTTATTCCGGACGTGGAGGAGATCCGCTCCATTTCCCGGTTTGGCCTTTCTGTGATCACCATTGTGTTTGAAGAGGATGTAGACCCTTACCTGGCCCGGCAGCTGGTGAGTGAGCAGATTAAAACCGCGTCGGAAAATATTCCGGAAGGCTTCGGCACACCGCAGCTCGCCCCCATGGTAACCGGCCTGAGCGAGATTTACCAGTACACGCTAGTGGAGGAGGAGGGCTACGATACGGTGTACAGCCCGATGGAGCTCCGCAGCATCCAGGACTGGATTGTGAAGCGGCAACTGGCCGGGGTGCCTGGCGTGGCAGAGGTAAGCAGCTTTGGCGGCTACCTGAAGCAGTACGAGGTAGCCATTGACCCGGAAAAGCTGCGGAGCTACCACCTGACGGTGGCCGACGTGTACCGGGCCATTGCGCAAAACAACCAGAACACGGGCGGCTCCTATATTGAGCGGGCGAACACGGCCTACTTTATCCGCGGGGAGGGCATGGTCAGCTCGCTGGACGATATCAGGAGCGTGCTCATCAGGAATGTAAACGGCACGCCCATACTGGTAGGCGATGTGGCGAAGGTGCAGTTTGGCCATGCCACCCGCTTTGGGGCCATCACCCGCAACGGCGAGGGAGAGACAGTGGGCGGCCTGGTGCTGATGCTGAAGGGGGAGAACTCCTACCAGGTTACGCAGGCGGTGAAGGAGCGCATGGCGCAGATTCAGAAAAGCCTGCCCGAGGGCATCCACATCGACCCTTTCCTGGACCGGTCCAGTCTGATTGACCGCGCCATTGCCACCGTTACCCGGAACCTGGTAGAGGGAGGGCTTATCGTGGTGTTTGTGCTGGTCCTGCTGCTGGGCAACTGGCGCGCCGGCCTGGTGGTGGCCTCTGTCATCCCCCTCTCCATGTTGTTTGCCCTGGGCATGATGCATGTGTTTGGGGTGTCGGCTAACCTGATGAGCCTGGGCGCGATAGACTTTGGCCTGATCGTAGACGGTGCCGTGATCATTGTGGAGGCCATCATCCACCGGCTTTACGGCTCCTTTAACGGGCAGCGCCTCACGCAAAACGAGATGGACGCGCAGGTGGGGGCAGCCTCCCGGCACATCCGCAAATCGGCGGCCTTCGGGGAAATCATCATCCTGATTGTGTACCTGCCTATACTTGCCTTGGTGGGCATTGAGGGTAAAATGTTCGGGCCGATGGCGCAGACCGTCAGCTTTGCCATCCTGGGGGCGTTTATCCTTTCGCTCACCTATGTGCCCATGATGTCTGCCCTTGTGCTGAAGAAGAAGATCGTGGTCAAACGGAACATCTCGGATAAGATCATGGACTTTTTCCACCGCCTGTACGAGCCGGTGATCCGCTTCGCCCTTGGGGCAAAGAAAATGGTGCTGCTGGTGGCCGTGCTTATTTTTGCCGCAAGCTTGGTCGTTTTTTCCCGCATGGGCGGGGAGTTTATTCCCCAGCTGGATGAAGGCGACATTGCCGCCCACCAAATCCTGCCTACCGGCACTTCCATCAGGCAGATGGTCGCCGTCTCAAAAAAGATTCAGGATCGCCTGATGCATGATTTCCCAGAGGTGAAGGAGGTGGTCACTAAAATAGGGACATCGGAAATCCCGACAGACCCTATGGCCATGGAGCTGGCCGATATCATCATTGTAATGAAGGACAAGGAAGAGTGGGTGAGTGCCACCTCAAGAGAGGAGATGTTCGAGAAAATGGAGGCGGTGATTAACTCCGTACCCGGTGTGGGCACAGAGTTCACGCAGCCTATCCAAATGCGCTTTAACGAGCTGATTACCGGTGTGCGCCAGGATATTGCCGTGAAGATCTACGGAGAGGACCTGGATGTTCTGTTCCGGAAGGGAAACGAGGCCAACGAGCTTATCAGCCGCATAGAAGGGGTTGGTGGCACAGTGGTGGAGCAGCTAACGGGCTTGCCGCAGATACAGATCAACTACGACCGGGGCAAAATGGCCCAGTACGGCCTTGCCGTAGAAGACGTGAACACCGCCATCAACACGGCTTTTGCCGGTGGCACGGCAGGGGTGGTGTTTGAGGGCGAGAGGCGTTTCGACCTGGTGGTGCGCTTCCAGGAGAGCTTTCGTCAGGAGATAGACAACGTGCGGGACATGTATATCCCGTTGCCCTCCGGCGGCCAGGTGCCGGTAAAGGAGGTGGCGAACATCCGCTTTGAGGAGGCGCCGGCCCAGATCTCCCGCGACAATGCCCAGCGCCGGATCGTGGTGGGCGTTAATACGCGGAACCGCGATGTGGAGAGCGTGGTGCAGGACATCCAGCAGGTGCTGGATGAGCAGCTTGAGCTGCCGCCGGGCTACTACATTACGTACGGAGGCCAGTTTGAGAACCTGATAGAGGCCACCCAGCGGCTTTCTGTCGCGGTTCCTGCCGCACTGTTGCTGATCCTGGTGCTCCTGTTCTTTACGTTCGGCTCTATGAAGCAGGCCTTGCTCATTTTTACAGCGGTGCCGATGTCGGCTATTGGCGGTATACTGGCGCTGTGGCTGCGGGGCATGCCGTTCAGTATCTCGGCGGGGGTGGGCTTTATCGCTTTGTTTGGCGTGGCGGTGCTGAACGGCATTGTGCTGCTTTCGGAGTTTAACAGCCTGAAAAAAGAAGGGGTTAAAGATATTCGGGAGCGTATCCTAAAAGGGACGCACACACGCCTGCGCCCTGTGATCATGACTGCCTCGGTGGCCTCGCTGGGCTTTTTGCCCATGGCGCTCTCCACCTCCGCAGGGGCGGAGGTGCAGCAGCCGCTTGCCACAGTGGTGATCGGCGGGCTGGTAACCGCCACACTGCTGACACTGGTGGTGCTGCCGATTCTATACTACTACCTGGAAAGAGGCTTCCGCCCGAAGGCACAGCCTGCTGCGCTGTTGCTGCTGATGGGGGCTGGCCTGCTGTGCAGCCTGCAGCCCGCCAAGGCACAGGAGGCCGCGGGCAAGGTGCAGGTGCTAAGCCTGGAGCAGGCGATACAGGCTGCGCTGGCAAATTACCCGGGGCTAGAGCAGGCAGAGCTGCAGGTGGCGCAGCAAAGGGCGCTCCAAAGCACGGCCTACGATTTCGGGAGGACCAGCCTGTACCATCAGCGGGAAGAGACCAACGGCGATGAACTCAAGGGCGTGGCCTCCTTTGGCGTGCAGCAGCAGCTGGACTTCCCCACCACCTACCTCCGCAAGGCGCAGTACCGCCAGGAGCAGCTGGAGCAAAGTATAAAGTATAGCCAAATGACAGCAAACGAGCTGGTAGCGGGTGTAAGCCAGGCATACAGCGCGTGGCTGCTGGCAGAGAGCAGGCTCCGAATTGCCGGGCAACTGGACAGTACCTACCAGCGCTTTGCCGCCGCGGCGCGCCTGCGCTTCGAAACAGGCGAAACCGGCAAGCTGGAAGCTCTCTCTGCCGCGAGCCAGGCTAAAAGGATCGCCCTGCGGTATGCGCAAGCCTCGGCTGACTACAAAGCGGCGACGCAACGCCTGAAGACCTGGATGAATACCGATGCCGCCATTGCCTCAGGCGGAGCCGGGCTTTACAAGTTTGCCGGGGCGTTTACGCTTAATGAGGGAGTACTGCAGCAGAACCCGGCCATAGCGTACCATGCCCAGGGGCTGGACGTGGCGGCGGCGGCTTATAAAGTGGAGCGGTCGCAGTTTCTGCCGCAGATTAACCTGGGCTACAGCGACCAGACGGTTAACGGGCAGGAGGGCTTTTACCTCTACCGGCTGGGGCTGGACATTCCCCTGCTGTCTTTCTTCGCACAGAAAGGAAGGACACAGGCCGCGCGCATCCAGCGCACGATTGCAGAAAAGCAGCTGGAGGAGCAAACGCTGGCGCTCCGGCGGGAGTGGGCGGCGGCTGTGGCGGCCTTAGAGAAGGCACAGGCCGCTCTGAGCTTCTATGAAAAGGAGGGCCTGCAGCTTGCCGAGGAGCAGGAGCGCACGGCTGGCTTTGGCTACCGGGAGGGCGCTGTAGACTACATCGCCTACATCCAGAGCCTGGACCAGGCCACGCAGCTGCGGGAAGAGTACCTGCAGAGCCTGCAACAGTACAACCTGGCGATCATCGAGCTGAACCGTTTGGCTGGCGATCTCTCAGGTATCTATCAACTATCAGAAATCAACAAATAA
- a CDS encoding heavy metal translocating P-type ATPase, giving the protein MTKKKTSNENIEEDFKPLEITSPRTAEAPGPTVGDTCCSPGGKAKAAGAEGHEEAEEEAEASYVPTAISLFLLLAGILLDFLDTPWFSGYVRLLTYGVAYVLVGWRVVWHAIKSLRGSFFNEFFLMSMATLGAFYIGEYAEGVAVMLFYVIGEHFQEAAVLRSRRSIKALIDNRPDEVGLVSEQGIVTVKAKGVQVGDVVQVKAGEKVALDGVLLSERSSFNTAALTGESKPDTKAKGEQVLAGMINLDRVVELQVTSAYENSALSKILRLVEEAGSRKAKTQQFITRFAKVYTPIVFFLAVGLTFLPYFFVEDYDFNQWLYRALIFLVISCPCALVISIPLGYFGGIGAASRNGLLFKGSNFLDLMAQVDTVVMDKTGTLTEGVFQVQQVETVLPDRAWFLSAVAALESKSSHPIAQAVVAEAGAAHQRHVVKDVAEISGHGLKGEVDGKQLLVGNGRLLDKYNVRYEPGLNEIVETIVMVAVDGAYAGYITIADKTKADAPQAIQRMRKLGVKRLVMLSGDKDTIVQKVARELQLDAAYGGLLPQDKVRKVEELKAEGRTVAFVGDGINDAPVITLADVGMAMGGLGSDAAIETADVVIQTDHPARIATAINIGRKTKQIVWQNIALAFGVKAIVLILGAGGMATMWEAVFADVGVAFLAILNAVRIQRMDFE; this is encoded by the coding sequence ATGACGAAGAAAAAGACATCGAATGAAAATATAGAAGAGGATTTTAAACCACTGGAAATCACTTCGCCCCGCACGGCGGAGGCCCCCGGACCAACCGTAGGCGATACGTGCTGCTCCCCCGGCGGTAAGGCCAAAGCGGCAGGAGCAGAAGGGCACGAAGAGGCGGAAGAGGAGGCAGAGGCGTCTTACGTGCCCACGGCCATCAGCCTTTTCCTGCTGTTGGCGGGCATCCTGCTCGACTTCCTGGACACGCCCTGGTTCAGCGGCTATGTGCGGCTCCTGACCTACGGTGTGGCGTATGTGCTGGTGGGTTGGCGCGTTGTGTGGCACGCCATCAAGAGCCTTCGGGGCAGCTTCTTTAATGAGTTCTTCCTGATGAGCATGGCTACGCTGGGGGCCTTTTACATCGGGGAGTATGCCGAGGGCGTGGCGGTAATGCTGTTTTATGTTATCGGGGAGCACTTTCAGGAGGCGGCGGTGCTGCGCTCCCGGCGCTCCATCAAAGCGCTGATAGACAACAGGCCGGATGAAGTAGGGCTGGTGTCGGAGCAAGGAATCGTGACGGTGAAAGCCAAAGGAGTGCAGGTGGGCGATGTGGTGCAGGTAAAGGCCGGGGAGAAGGTGGCGCTGGACGGCGTGCTGCTTTCCGAGAGGTCCTCCTTTAACACCGCCGCCCTCACAGGGGAGTCTAAGCCTGATACCAAAGCCAAAGGGGAGCAGGTGCTGGCAGGCATGATCAACCTGGACCGCGTGGTGGAGCTGCAGGTAACCTCCGCCTATGAGAACAGCGCCCTATCCAAGATTCTGAGGCTGGTGGAAGAGGCTGGCAGCCGCAAGGCCAAAACGCAGCAGTTCATCACCCGGTTCGCCAAAGTATACACGCCCATTGTTTTCTTTCTGGCCGTGGGGCTCACTTTTTTGCCCTATTTCTTTGTGGAGGATTATGACTTTAACCAATGGCTGTACCGCGCGCTCATCTTCCTGGTAATCTCCTGCCCCTGTGCGTTGGTTATCTCTATTCCGCTCGGCTATTTCGGGGGGATCGGTGCGGCTTCGCGCAACGGCCTGCTGTTTAAGGGCTCCAATTTCCTGGACCTGATGGCGCAGGTAGACACGGTGGTGATGGACAAGACGGGTACCCTGACGGAAGGCGTGTTCCAGGTGCAGCAGGTAGAGACGGTGCTGCCGGACAGGGCCTGGTTCTTGTCCGCTGTTGCCGCGCTGGAAAGTAAGTCTTCCCACCCCATTGCCCAGGCAGTGGTGGCCGAAGCGGGGGCTGCTCATCAGCGCCACGTGGTAAAGGATGTTGCAGAAATCTCCGGGCATGGCTTGAAAGGGGAGGTAGACGGGAAGCAGCTGCTGGTGGGCAACGGACGCTTGCTGGACAAGTATAACGTTCGCTACGAGCCGGGCCTGAACGAAATTGTAGAGACCATTGTCATGGTGGCCGTGGATGGAGCCTATGCTGGTTACATTACCATTGCCGACAAAACAAAGGCAGATGCGCCACAGGCTATCCAGCGCATGCGGAAGCTGGGCGTGAAAAGGCTGGTGATGCTCTCTGGGGATAAGGATACAATCGTGCAGAAGGTAGCCCGGGAGCTGCAGCTGGACGCGGCCTATGGCGGGCTGCTCCCGCAGGACAAGGTCCGTAAAGTGGAAGAGCTGAAGGCGGAAGGCAGAACAGTGGCTTTTGTGGGCGATGGGATCAACGATGCGCCCGTGATCACGCTGGCAGACGTGGGGATGGCCATGGGCGGCCTTGGCTCCGACGCCGCCATTGAGACTGCAGACGTGGTGATCCAAACTGACCACCCCGCCAGAATCGCAACGGCCATTAACATAGGCAGGAAGACGAAGCAGATTGTGTGGCAGAACATTGCCCTGGCCTTCGGCGTAAAAGCCATTGTACTTATTCTGGGTGCCGGAGGGATGGCCACGATGTGGGAAGCGGTATTTGCAGACGTAGGCGTAGCCTTCCTGGCCATCCTGAATGCCGTGCGCATCCAGCGCATGGATTTTGAATAA
- a CDS encoding multidrug resistance efflux transporter family protein, which produces MQTNSNLKAIVLGCIACVFFSSTYILNSFLSAKGGHWAWTAGLRSFFLMLLLVAILSAKGQLRHLLCAMRQNLQVWLLWGGVAFGLSYYFLTFAASFGPGWLVAGVFQFTIVAGILLSPFLYKDHRARIPLKALLLSLLIMVGIACMQWSQKNGSYTPQQLWWCISLVLLAAFTWPLANRKLLLHVEESGHELSAIQRVAGTAIGSFPAQLLLMLYGYAKVGLPGQEQLLAVLLIALSSGVVGCILFFKAMHLARLDAGSLAAVEATQSVEIVVTVLGEVLLLGIAWPNWLGNTGMLLVTVGLILYSIPSRHKALQPA; this is translated from the coding sequence ATGCAAACCAACAGCAACCTCAAAGCCATTGTACTCGGCTGCATAGCCTGCGTCTTTTTCAGCTCTACCTATATCCTGAACAGCTTCCTGTCTGCTAAAGGCGGGCACTGGGCCTGGACCGCCGGCTTACGCTCGTTCTTCCTGATGCTCCTGCTCGTGGCCATACTTTCGGCAAAGGGGCAGCTGCGGCACCTGCTGTGCGCCATGCGCCAGAACCTACAGGTGTGGCTCTTGTGGGGCGGGGTAGCGTTCGGCCTGTCCTACTACTTCCTGACCTTTGCAGCCTCCTTCGGGCCGGGTTGGCTGGTGGCGGGCGTTTTTCAGTTTACCATAGTGGCGGGCATACTGCTCTCCCCTTTCCTGTACAAAGACCACCGCGCCAGAATCCCGCTCAAAGCCCTGCTGCTCTCGCTGTTGATCATGGTGGGCATCGCCTGCATGCAGTGGAGCCAGAAGAACGGGAGCTATACGCCGCAACAGCTTTGGTGGTGCATTAGCCTGGTGCTGCTCGCCGCCTTTACCTGGCCCCTGGCTAACCGGAAGCTTTTACTACACGTGGAGGAGAGCGGCCACGAGCTCAGCGCCATCCAGCGAGTTGCCGGTACGGCCATCGGTAGCTTTCCCGCGCAGCTCTTACTCATGCTGTACGGCTATGCGAAGGTTGGCCTGCCCGGCCAGGAGCAGTTGCTGGCAGTACTCCTTATCGCTTTAAGCTCCGGGGTAGTAGGGTGTATCCTGTTCTTTAAGGCGATGCACCTGGCCCGGCTGGATGCCGGTTCCCTGGCGGCAGTAGAGGCAACGCAGTCCGTGGAGATAGTTGTAACAGTGCTTGGAGAAGTGCTGCTGCTAGGCATTGCATGGCCCAACTGGCTTGGCAACACCGGTATGCTGCTTGTCACCGTCGGGCTTATACTTTACAGCATCCCCTCCCGGCACAAGGCGCTACAGCCTGCTTAG
- a CDS encoding AraC family transcriptional regulator — MPDSLTSHAAVAPMLGIKSTIRYYMSQQKSAQQTFGMNKYTSLDYGGDFAVLSNEGGATHGSPIKTDHYALILCLRGSSTKTVGQFTFEVQPQTVHFISPGVINSYENSSDDLLLYMLLFKREFLYESFISASVVDNLLQMNPDYPPMYTLDDASFKAIRSGLEKISDEFDRGGAFHLNIIRLQTLQLLYEMNRACEACLLSFTKNMNRQYQLTHAFRMLVEESFLTKRTVSEYADQLNISAKHLSESVKKETGESALEIIHRRLLREAQYLLSYSSLSIKEIAEHLKFDTASHFSRFFKLKTGLNPSQYVADASL; from the coding sequence ATGCCTGATTCACTCACTTCCCATGCTGCTGTGGCACCTATGCTGGGCATCAAGTCCACCATCAGGTACTATATGTCGCAGCAGAAAAGCGCACAGCAGACCTTCGGGATGAACAAGTATACCAGCCTGGACTACGGCGGTGACTTTGCTGTGCTGAGCAACGAGGGCGGGGCGACCCACGGCTCGCCCATCAAAACAGACCACTATGCCCTGATCCTGTGCCTGCGGGGCAGCAGCACGAAAACCGTTGGGCAGTTTACCTTTGAGGTGCAGCCCCAAACGGTCCATTTTATCTCCCCCGGCGTTATAAACTCCTACGAGAACTCCTCCGACGACCTGCTCCTGTACATGCTGCTCTTCAAGCGCGAGTTTCTGTACGAGAGTTTTATCAGCGCCTCCGTGGTGGACAACCTGCTGCAGATGAACCCGGACTACCCGCCGATGTACACCCTGGACGACGCCAGCTTTAAGGCCATCCGGAGCGGTCTGGAGAAGATCAGCGACGAGTTTGACAGGGGAGGGGCTTTCCACCTGAACATCATCCGGCTGCAGACTCTGCAGCTGCTCTACGAAATGAACCGGGCCTGTGAGGCGTGCCTGCTGAGCTTCACCAAGAACATGAACCGCCAGTACCAGCTAACCCACGCCTTCCGGATGCTGGTGGAGGAGAGCTTCCTGACCAAGCGCACGGTGAGCGAGTACGCCGACCAGCTGAACATATCCGCCAAGCACCTGAGTGAGTCTGTGAAAAAGGAGACCGGGGAGAGTGCCCTGGAGATCATCCACAGACGGCTGCTGCGGGAGGCGCAGTACCTGCTCTCTTACTCCTCCCTGAGCATTAAAGAGATTGCAGAGCACCTTAAGTTTGACACCGCCTCGCACTTTAGCCGCTTCTTTAAGCTGAAGACAGGCCTGAACCCGAGTCAGTACGTGGCGGACGCCTCGCTGTAA